A portion of the Rhodococcus pseudokoreensis genome contains these proteins:
- a CDS encoding CopD family protein, protein MSRNPSPPVLAQNDNRRFAVTITRAVALSWLLALVATAAAVWGAPPASAHATIVSTTPGDGSHVDVSPEVLAFELSEPVTLVEGSAQLIDSTGDRHSVSTDRVEDGGRRIVFVVDGEIPDGAYLATARVISADTHVVSLSSRFTVGSVTQFGHVLDAGATTTGVEQYLRYPSKAAVYLGVVLSSGLIIAGRWVWPTALGGGRFRTVYRVGAAVLTVGLLGRFLVQVAQQSGGLVEASAAATVLGSQVGVAIAVAVVLNLACFAFPPGTNRTADALGYVQAASAVAAVTLGGHGGSTERWPLAFIGTATHVYAAALWLGGVCILALAIDGVAQLERWHRVAAGHVVLVSATGLTLAILQVRPIEALFRTSYGQVLIVKVVLVGLVVVAGYLTYRRYRHGTTDPAGDRGEVTRRSHIVTVEAGLAVAVLAATSVLSSLTPAKDSYTTNVHTELNFGTSEILDVEIDTVRRGPQTVTVRFPTPDTGFAAGAVLPDVDVELSSAQANVARMPIELTRTGPDDDGLTWISDGVIVPTAGKWKVTVRFEGAHGPKLASFDYDAL, encoded by the coding sequence ATGTCGCGAAACCCTAGCCCGCCGGTGCTCGCGCAGAACGACAACCGCCGATTCGCAGTCACGATTACGCGAGCTGTTGCGCTCTCCTGGCTTCTCGCGCTTGTTGCGACGGCAGCGGCGGTGTGGGGGGCGCCGCCCGCGTCGGCCCATGCCACCATCGTCTCGACCACTCCGGGCGACGGATCGCACGTCGACGTGTCGCCGGAGGTACTGGCCTTCGAGTTGAGTGAGCCGGTCACGCTGGTCGAGGGGTCGGCGCAGCTGATCGACAGCACCGGTGACCGCCACTCGGTCTCGACCGACCGGGTCGAGGACGGTGGCCGCCGGATCGTGTTCGTGGTCGACGGAGAGATCCCCGACGGGGCGTATCTCGCCACGGCACGGGTGATCTCCGCCGACACGCACGTGGTGTCACTGTCGAGCAGATTCACGGTGGGCTCGGTTACCCAGTTCGGACACGTGCTCGACGCCGGTGCGACGACGACGGGAGTCGAGCAGTACCTCCGCTACCCGAGCAAGGCGGCGGTGTACCTCGGTGTCGTCCTGTCTTCGGGTCTCATTATCGCCGGCCGCTGGGTCTGGCCCACCGCCCTCGGTGGCGGCCGTTTCCGCACGGTCTACCGGGTGGGAGCGGCGGTGTTGACCGTCGGGCTGCTCGGTCGATTCCTCGTGCAGGTGGCGCAACAGTCGGGCGGGCTGGTCGAGGCGTCGGCTGCCGCAACTGTCCTGGGCAGTCAGGTGGGTGTCGCGATCGCGGTGGCGGTGGTGCTGAACCTCGCCTGCTTCGCGTTTCCGCCCGGCACGAACCGGACCGCGGATGCGCTCGGATACGTGCAGGCGGCGTCCGCGGTTGCCGCGGTCACGCTCGGCGGTCACGGGGGGTCCACCGAAAGATGGCCGCTGGCGTTCATCGGCACCGCGACGCACGTGTACGCCGCCGCGCTGTGGCTCGGCGGAGTGTGCATCCTGGCTCTGGCCATCGACGGTGTCGCGCAGCTCGAGCGGTGGCATCGGGTGGCTGCAGGCCATGTGGTGCTCGTGTCCGCCACGGGTCTGACCCTGGCGATCCTGCAGGTCCGTCCGATCGAGGCGCTGTTTCGCACCTCGTACGGCCAGGTGCTGATCGTCAAGGTCGTACTGGTCGGGCTCGTCGTGGTCGCCGGCTACCTGACCTACCGTCGGTACCGTCACGGAACGACCGACCCGGCCGGCGACCGCGGTGAGGTCACCCGGCGCTCGCACATCGTGACCGTCGAGGCGGGCCTCGCGGTCGCGGTCCTCGCTGCGACGTCGGTGCTGTCGTCTCTCACACCCGCCAAGGACAGCTACACCACGAATGTGCACACCGAGCTGAACTTCGGTACCTCGGAGATCCTGGACGTCGAGATCGATACCGTTCGCCGCGGCCCCCAGACGGTGACCGTGAGGTTCCCGACCCCGGATACGGGGTTCGCCGCCGGCGCAGTGCTGCCCGACGTGGACGTCGAACTCTCCTCGGCCCAAGCAAATGTCGCGCGCATGCCGATCGAACTCACCAGAACCGGACCCGACGACGACGGGCTCACCTGGATCAGTGACGGAGTGATCGTGCCGACCGCCGGGAAGTGGAAAGTGACGGTTCGGTTCGAGGGCGCCCACGGACCCAAGCTGGCGTCCTTCGACTATGACGCCCTCTAG
- a CDS encoding YcnI family protein: MSNNRNANVGRQWSAIARRIAAVTALGGVALLGFAAPAAAHVHVDSAEQLTKGGYGLVRLIVPTESDDASTVGLTLTVPEGVDLTSVRTLPIPGWTATVEREQSGDGERVSRVRWQATDPANGLKAAEFGVFTLSAGPWPEDVDSVPLPTEQNYSDGSVVSWNEVAINAGIEPEHPAPVVTLAAGGAHGDGHGGTPDSASTDGSHAAAADSDSTAWLWRTIAVVALVLSLGATIAVIALVRRGHVAKP, translated from the coding sequence ATGTCGAACAATAGAAATGCAAACGTCGGTCGCCAGTGGAGTGCGATCGCGCGCCGCATCGCGGCCGTGACGGCGCTCGGAGGCGTGGCACTGCTGGGCTTTGCCGCACCCGCCGCGGCGCACGTCCACGTCGACAGCGCGGAGCAGCTGACGAAGGGCGGATACGGCCTGGTGCGACTCATCGTTCCCACCGAGTCGGACGACGCGTCGACGGTCGGTCTGACCCTCACGGTCCCCGAGGGCGTCGACTTGACCTCGGTTCGGACCCTGCCGATTCCGGGATGGACGGCGACGGTCGAACGTGAGCAGTCGGGCGACGGGGAGCGGGTGTCACGAGTCAGATGGCAGGCGACGGATCCTGCGAACGGGTTGAAGGCGGCGGAATTCGGCGTGTTCACTCTGTCGGCGGGCCCGTGGCCCGAGGATGTCGACTCGGTGCCGCTACCCACCGAGCAGAACTACAGCGACGGATCGGTGGTGTCCTGGAACGAGGTTGCCATCAACGCGGGCATCGAACCCGAGCACCCGGCTCCCGTCGTCACGCTCGCTGCCGGTGGCGCGCACGGCGACGGACACGGCGGCACACCGGATTCGGCATCGACCGACGGTTCCCATGCGGCCGCGGCCGACAGCGACTCGACAGCGTGGCTGTGGCGCACGATCGCTGTCGTCGCCCTGGTGCTCTCACTGGGGGCGACAATCGCGGTGATCGCCCTCGTGCGCCGAGGTCATGTCGCGAAACCCTAG
- a CDS encoding TauD/TfdA dioxygenase family protein, translating to MNQSYDKVRWHADVTAAVNPPFASILRAEVLPPYGGDTQWSNGVAAYYGLSAPIQRLADELRALHRFAPDAGSTPTEDYLRRIERRPLVSEHPVVRVHPGTGEKALYVNPGFTQKIAGVSAHASRRLLGLFYEELARPEYTVRFKWEPESIAFWDNRSSVHLAPSDLVTDDDRRLFRITLEGDVPVGPDGRTSEALEGEPFEAQ from the coding sequence TTGAACCAGTCGTACGACAAGGTGCGATGGCACGCGGACGTCACCGCTGCGGTCAACCCGCCCTTCGCGTCGATTCTGCGTGCGGAGGTGTTGCCCCCGTACGGCGGCGACACCCAGTGGTCCAACGGCGTCGCCGCGTACTACGGTCTGTCGGCGCCGATCCAGCGACTCGCCGACGAACTGCGTGCGTTGCACCGATTCGCGCCCGACGCCGGTTCGACGCCCACCGAGGACTACCTCCGCCGTATCGAGCGTCGCCCGTTGGTGAGCGAACACCCGGTGGTGCGGGTGCACCCCGGGACAGGGGAGAAGGCCCTCTACGTCAACCCGGGCTTCACTCAGAAGATCGCCGGTGTGTCGGCCCACGCGAGCCGTCGCCTTCTCGGCTTGTTCTACGAGGAGCTGGCCCGCCCCGAGTACACGGTGCGGTTCAAGTGGGAGCCGGAGTCGATCGCGTTCTGGGACAACCGTTCGTCGGTCCATCTCGCGCCGAGCGACCTCGTGACCGACGACGACCGTCGACTGTTCCGCATCACCCTCGAAGGTGACGTGCCCGTCGGACCGGACGGACGCACGTCCGAGGCACTCGAGGGCGAACCCTTCGAGGCGCAGTAA
- a CDS encoding ABC transporter permease, with the protein MDIWNYLQGRGEFLGFLTYQHASLAFQTVLVGTIVAVLIAIAVHRLPLFSALTLTTSRVALTIPSLALLALLIVPFGLGVVPSFIMLAFFAAMPVIGNAIVGLRSVPDSVIESARGIGLSRRRILFSVSLPMAWPVILTGIRVSTQMVVGVAAIVAYVLGPGLGSLIFNGLSRLGGTNSVEMALTGTVLIVVIALVFDGLLVLLGRLTIAKGLS; encoded by the coding sequence GTGGACATCTGGAACTACCTGCAGGGAAGGGGAGAGTTTCTCGGGTTCCTGACGTATCAGCACGCATCGCTCGCGTTCCAAACTGTGCTGGTCGGAACCATTGTCGCCGTGCTCATCGCAATCGCGGTGCACCGACTGCCGCTCTTCTCGGCCTTGACGCTCACCACAAGCAGGGTCGCGTTGACGATCCCGTCCCTCGCATTGCTCGCACTGCTGATCGTGCCGTTCGGGCTGGGAGTCGTGCCGTCGTTCATCATGCTGGCGTTCTTCGCGGCAATGCCCGTCATCGGCAACGCGATCGTCGGCCTGCGCTCGGTCCCCGATTCGGTCATCGAATCGGCACGCGGGATCGGGCTCTCCCGTCGACGCATCCTGTTCTCGGTGTCGTTGCCCATGGCGTGGCCGGTCATCCTCACCGGGATTCGGGTGTCGACTCAGATGGTCGTCGGTGTCGCCGCGATCGTCGCCTACGTTCTCGGGCCGGGACTCGGCTCGCTGATCTTCAACGGCCTGTCCCGGCTGGGAGGGACGAACTCCGTGGAGATGGCACTGACCGGAACCGTGCTCATCGTCGTCATCGCCCTGGTGTTCGACGGCCTGCTCGTCCTCCTCGGGCGGCTCACCATCGCGAAGGGACTGTCATGA
- a CDS encoding ABC transporter ATP-binding protein, producing the protein MTDDKTGSAADTVTGERTVTGASIRLDGVVKQYRGQTKPAVQKLDLDIEAGHIVAFVGPSGCGKTTTLKMINRLIEPTEGRIFIGDRDVTGEDPDKLRQSIGYVIQSGGLFPHWSVSKNIGAIPRVLGWNAQRIAERTEYLLDLVGLDAATFQDRLPKDMSGGQQQRVGVARALAADPPVLLMDEPFGAVDPITRVRLQDKLIAIQHELAKTIVIVTHDFEEATKLGDKVLILSEGGRIEQYATPEEILAKPATPFVEEFVGSGATLAHLTLSRVKDVEHDPVVTARIGEPSREVIGRAQAQGATWIVVVDGDGRAQAWPSLDEVATKERVSDYVDPRLPVVAPSSTLNDALDSMLAASQGGVLVTDSRGAVTGALTIATVMAVIREQLSDARAGDGHVTYTAHTEGTIR; encoded by the coding sequence ATGACCGACGATAAGACCGGGAGCGCCGCCGACACGGTGACGGGCGAGCGTACGGTCACCGGTGCCTCCATTCGGCTCGACGGAGTGGTGAAGCAGTATCGTGGCCAGACGAAGCCGGCCGTCCAGAAACTCGATCTCGATATCGAGGCGGGTCACATCGTCGCCTTCGTCGGCCCGTCCGGTTGCGGCAAGACGACGACACTGAAAATGATCAACCGTCTCATCGAACCGACCGAGGGGCGCATCTTCATCGGCGACCGCGACGTCACCGGCGAAGATCCGGACAAGCTCAGGCAGTCGATCGGCTATGTCATCCAGTCGGGTGGCCTGTTCCCGCACTGGTCCGTGTCCAAGAACATCGGCGCTATTCCTCGGGTGCTGGGGTGGAATGCGCAACGGATCGCCGAACGCACCGAGTATCTGCTCGATCTCGTCGGACTCGATGCCGCCACCTTCCAGGACCGGCTCCCCAAGGATATGTCGGGCGGTCAGCAGCAGCGGGTCGGGGTGGCACGTGCTCTGGCCGCGGACCCGCCGGTTCTCCTGATGGACGAGCCGTTCGGGGCGGTGGATCCGATCACCCGGGTTCGTTTGCAGGACAAACTGATCGCCATTCAGCACGAACTCGCGAAGACGATCGTGATCGTGACACACGATTTCGAGGAGGCCACGAAACTCGGTGACAAGGTCTTGATCCTGTCCGAGGGCGGCCGCATCGAGCAATACGCGACACCCGAGGAAATTCTGGCGAAGCCGGCCACCCCGTTCGTCGAGGAGTTCGTCGGGTCGGGTGCGACGCTCGCCCACCTGACCTTGTCGCGAGTGAAGGATGTCGAGCACGATCCGGTGGTGACCGCGAGGATCGGCGAGCCGTCCCGAGAGGTCATCGGTCGCGCGCAGGCGCAGGGCGCGACGTGGATCGTCGTCGTCGACGGCGACGGCCGTGCCCAAGCGTGGCCGTCGCTCGACGAAGTGGCCACCAAGGAGCGGGTGTCCGACTACGTCGACCCGCGTCTTCCGGTGGTGGCGCCGTCGTCCACGCTCAACGATGCGCTCGACTCCATGCTGGCCGCGAGCCAGGGCGGGGTGCTCGTCACCGACAGCAGAGGAGCGGTGACCGGTGCCCTCACCATCGCCACGGTGATGGCGGTCATCCGCGAACAGCTGTCCGATGCGCGGGCCGGCGACGGGCACGTCACGTACACCGCGCACACCGAGGGCACGATCCGGTGA
- a CDS encoding ABC transporter permease, with product MNRLRRLPMDVWFEPLLIIVFGTGYILWYRSTTLTPTEEASLGWSNLRTTILDHITLTLTATVIVVLIAIPLGIVLTREKARPVKPVVVNFANVGQAAPAVGLIVLLTMWLGTGFRTAVVGLVVYAILPILQNTIVGIDQVDRRTIEAARGIGFSGLRTLVQVELPLAVPVILNGVRTALVILVGTATLSTFIGATSLGTLITTGVTLFLPKLLISGAILVGLLALIIDWLGRLVELVATPRGVA from the coding sequence GTGAACCGGCTTCGTCGCCTGCCGATGGACGTGTGGTTCGAGCCCCTCCTCATCATCGTCTTCGGCACCGGGTACATCCTGTGGTACCGGTCCACCACGCTGACGCCGACCGAGGAGGCGTCACTGGGCTGGAGCAACCTGCGCACGACCATCCTCGACCACATCACGTTGACCCTGACCGCCACGGTCATCGTCGTCCTGATCGCCATTCCCCTGGGAATCGTGCTCACCCGGGAGAAGGCCAGACCGGTCAAGCCGGTAGTGGTGAACTTCGCGAACGTCGGCCAAGCGGCGCCCGCCGTGGGTCTGATCGTTCTGCTCACCATGTGGCTGGGCACAGGATTCCGCACCGCGGTGGTCGGACTCGTGGTCTACGCGATCCTGCCCATCCTGCAGAACACGATCGTCGGTATCGACCAGGTCGATCGACGAACCATCGAGGCCGCGCGAGGTATCGGCTTCTCGGGACTGCGCACGCTGGTGCAGGTGGAGTTGCCGCTCGCCGTTCCCGTGATCCTGAACGGCGTCAGGACCGCACTCGTGATCCTCGTCGGCACCGCAACCCTCAGCACGTTCATCGGCGCCACCAGCCTGGGCACACTCATCACGACGGGAGTGACACTGTTCCTGCCGAAACTGCTCATCTCCGGGGCCATCCTGGTCGGACTGCTGGCGTTGATCATCGATTGGCTCGGACGGTTGGTCGAGCTCGTCGCAACCCCGCGAGGAGTGGCATGA
- a CDS encoding glycine betaine ABC transporter substrate-binding protein encodes MNRRRFRLAAAAIAAAVSASVAGCGLVSSSGTFHDATLPGGDRLLADSSLVVTSKSFTEGVLLGKITATYLAAAGAKVTDLTGAPGSASSRQAQLNGDADILWEYTGTGWVNYHGETETISDPGELWQRVHDFEQRDHDLEWLPPANFNDTYAFAASAPTAERLGVKSLSDVARLPESERTFCVDDEFFSRADGFVPMLETYGIPLNAPGGVPSSNVTRMDAGVVYTSTAQSAPCNFGMVYTTDGRVKNLNLDVLDDDRKFFLPYSGTAVVRGEILNRYPEIADLLGVVSERLTDDLMQELNGRVDIEGEDPADVAYDWLKSESLVQ; translated from the coding sequence ATGAACCGGCGGCGTTTTCGACTTGCTGCGGCGGCGATCGCGGCCGCGGTGTCCGCGAGCGTGGCCGGCTGCGGGTTGGTCAGCTCCTCGGGCACCTTCCACGACGCGACCCTGCCCGGCGGTGATCGCCTACTGGCCGATTCCTCTCTCGTCGTGACGTCGAAGAGTTTCACCGAGGGGGTACTTCTCGGGAAGATCACCGCGACGTACCTGGCCGCGGCGGGCGCGAAGGTCACCGACCTCACGGGCGCGCCGGGATCTGCGTCCTCACGGCAAGCGCAACTCAACGGGGACGCCGACATCCTGTGGGAGTACACCGGCACGGGGTGGGTGAACTACCACGGTGAGACGGAGACAATCTCGGATCCCGGCGAACTGTGGCAGCGCGTGCACGACTTCGAGCAGCGCGACCACGACCTCGAATGGCTGCCGCCGGCCAACTTCAACGACACGTACGCCTTCGCCGCATCGGCACCGACCGCCGAGCGTCTGGGCGTCAAGTCGCTCTCCGATGTCGCGCGTTTGCCGGAATCCGAACGAACATTCTGCGTCGACGACGAGTTCTTCAGTCGTGCGGACGGGTTCGTTCCGATGCTCGAGACCTACGGCATCCCCCTCAACGCACCCGGTGGTGTTCCGTCGAGCAATGTCACCCGGATGGATGCCGGTGTGGTGTACACGTCCACGGCGCAGAGCGCACCCTGCAATTTCGGAATGGTCTACACCACCGACGGGCGCGTGAAGAACCTGAACCTCGACGTCCTCGACGACGACCGCAAGTTTTTCCTGCCCTACAGCGGCACCGCGGTCGTCCGGGGCGAGATCCTCAACCGTTATCCGGAGATCGCCGACCTGCTGGGTGTGGTCTCCGAACGACTGACCGACGACTTGATGCAGGAACTGAACGGCCGAGTCGACATCGAAGGCGAGGATCCCGCAGATGTCGCGTACGACTGGCTGAAGAGCGAGTCGCTCGTGCAGTGA